The Acanthochromis polyacanthus isolate Apoly-LR-REF ecotype Palm Island chromosome 5, KAUST_Apoly_ChrSc, whole genome shotgun sequence genome includes a window with the following:
- the LOC110970680 gene encoding G0/G1 switch protein 2-like, producing the protein MVEMESIQELIPFAKEMLSQKPSRGLLKVYLVGSLFAVLGTVVGLVETMCHPFLSSQPVDAEMLLMIAREQRTVEFETQCSLGDQREDEEEEEEEEKFARENGVKTESTSVSKSHRLSQRSLTNRLHAS; encoded by the coding sequence ATGGTAGAAATGGAAAGCATTCAGGAACTGATCCCATTTGCCAAAGAAATGCTGAGCCAGAAGCCCAGCCGAGGCCTGCTGAAGGTCTACCTGGTGGGCTCTTTGTTTGCAGTGCTGGGGACAGTGGTTGGACTGGTTGAGACGATGTGTCACCCCTTTCTCTCCAGTCAGCCAGTGGATGCAGAGATGCTGCTCATGATAGCCAGGGAGCAGAGAACTGTTGAATTTGAGACACAGTGCAGCCTGGGAGACCAGCgggaggacgaagaggaggaggaggaggaggagaagtttGCTCGTGAAAATGGGGTCAAGACTGAGAGCACAAGCGTTTCCAAATCTCACAGACTGAGCCAGCGAAGCCTCACCAACCGGCTGCACGCTTCTTAA